In Papaver somniferum cultivar HN1 chromosome 9, ASM357369v1, whole genome shotgun sequence, the genomic stretch ggttgcataattcgttatgcgtctgcagaatgtgttatgcatcgttttgggcgactgcataatggttaattatcaagttttcaaaaaatttccctaaaatgaggatcacctccgattttttcgttaaaaacaaaaatttgatattcttgtttgtactcgttgcgtagctcttttaaaaagatttccaacgatataaaatttgtaaaattctaaggcgcggatttttagatatgtgatgtccaagttgcgttgccaattatacccctgaaaaattaggctgcataacgagttatgcctgaaaagatagtatgcataaccagttatgtattaattcatataataattttacagggggttagtcctcgagtgatttcgggggagttgagtgtattttaaatctcagagagtttgagagagtttgagagagtgtagggagtttgagagagtttggtgtttttgagttcaggaagtttgggggagtgtagggattttgagagagtttattagagggagttcgggggagtttgggggagtttgagagagttcactcctaactcattctcttttaagaaacaataaaccctcatttgcaaataacattgatctttaatcaaaagaaaaaaataaatgaaaatgatcatatctctgtatcaatagtatattATTTTGTGTAACGAgatatttttttcccttcaatttaacggtctccatacaattctaactccctttgttcacgaacattttcccacatatcatccgctatactctttctccatgcattagcttcttgacgttgttgttcttgagtttgttgtgtcaaaatttcgtcgtcatttacaagcgttgatggatggctatcttcctcttcctcgaccggaaactcatctgaacggcattcttttcgtaagaagttgtgtaggcctgcacaagttgtcattatctccgcttgcacctgatacggaaatggaggttgagacttaaagatcaagaaacgagacttcacaacaccaaacaatctttcaactacattcctcaaagaagcatgacgcatgttaaataattcttcagcctacatgattacccgtaccagaaaattctttcaaatgataacgttgtccacgaaatggtgttaaacaatatcgtcggtttgcaaagccaccatcccccaagtaatatttacctgaataaaacacaaaaagaaaacttcgtcaagtagaacccgaaaataacttaaccaaaaaactcaaaacttcacattagataaaagtaaaattaccttgcggtattttcagtccatttctttttgtcatggcgtcgttaagtattttcgaatcatgagcagacccttcccatccactgagcacgtatatgaactccaagtcgaagttgcaaaccgctaacacattttgagatgtaattccatgtcgattcCGATAAACAGCTGCATTTCTTTTCTCTACCATTGCTGGTATATTTGTACCGTCCATAGCTCCAATGCAATCCTTAAAGTAAGGATAAAATCGTGTACTCTCACGAATTTTAaatggagttgcacttgttggcttagccatcatcctcggagctatagcatttaaagctcgcaacatcctgttgaagtttttactaactgtccatcgagagcgaccaaatgtgtcacgtattgtgcaatatcgtgaactttggccaa encodes the following:
- the LOC113308067 gene encoding uncharacterized protein LOC113308067 — protein: MLRALNAIAPRMMAKPTSATPFKIRESTRFYPYFKDCIGAMDGTNIPAMVEKRNAAVYRNRHGITSQNVLAVCNFDLEFIYVLSGWEGSAHDSKILNDAMTKRNGLKIPQECRSDEFPVEEEEDSHPSTLVNDDEILTQQTQEQQRQEANAWRKSIADD